One Thunnus maccoyii chromosome 14, fThuMac1.1, whole genome shotgun sequence genomic window carries:
- the ntpcr gene encoding cancer-related nucleoside-triphosphatase, translating into MIKHVFLTGPPGVGKTTLVQKACDALVSSGVGVEGFYTEEVREGGRRVGFDVVTVTGARGHLSRIRDIAGASHGRREYTVGQYVVDLPSFENLALPLFRKVGSADGGGRKVFVIDEIGKMELFSQSFIRAVRQTLDSSSCTVLGTIPIPKGKPLGLVEEVRSRRDVKVFTVSKENRNAILQDILSALQDCLKPPT; encoded by the exons atgataaaacacGTTTTCTTGACAGGACCTCCAG GTGTGGGGAAAACCACTCTGGTTCAGAAAGCCTGTGATGCTTTAGTGTCATCAGGAGTTGGAGTTGAAGGATTTTACACAGAGGAGGTCAGGGAGGGAGGCCGGAGAGTTGGCTTTGATGTCGTCACAGTGACGGGAGCGAGGGGCCACCTGTCCAGAATCAG AGACATAGCTGGTGCATCTCATGGCAGAAGGGAATACACAGTTGGGCAGTATGTGGTTGATTTGCCTTCATTTGAAAACCTGGCTCTCCCCCTCTTCAGGAAG GTAGGGTCAGCAGATGGGGGCGGCAGGAAGGTGTTTGTCATTGACGAGATTGGGAAAATGGAGCTCTTCAGCCAGTCATTCATCAGGGCAGTGAGGCAGACTTTAGATAGCTCCTCCTGCACCGTGCTGGGCACCATCCCCATCCCCAAGGGTAAACCACTGGGTCTGGTTGAAGAGGTGCGGAGCAGGAGAGATGTCAAGGTCTTCACT GTgtctaaagaaaacagaaatgccATTCTACAAGATATTCTGTCAGCACTACAGGACTGTCTAAAACCTCCAACCTAA